One Brachybacterium aquaticum genomic region harbors:
- the gluQRS gene encoding tRNA glutamyl-Q(34) synthetase GluQRS: MPDASRPSGDPVGRPAGHPVGAGRYAPSPSGDLHLGNLRTALLAWVLARGTGRAFHLRIEDLDRVQEGAAARQLEDLAALGIDWNGEVVHQSARHAAHEAAIASLQERDLVFECYCTRREILEAPSAPHAPPGAYPGTCRDLSPAEREAGRARMTALDREPALRLRAEVSSWRVHDRWAGEVTGTVDDLVLRRGDGVVAYNLAVVVDDAYAGVDQVVRADDLLSSAPRQAHLAHLLGLPEPGYAHVPLAVNTAGVRLAKRDGAVTLRDRLAAGEDAGDVVERIGDSLGVPGCRTAADLLARWDPETLSREPWVVDLPR, translated from the coding sequence ATGCCAGACGCCTCCCGACCCTCCGGCGACCCCGTCGGCCGACCCGCCGGGCACCCCGTCGGCGCGGGCCGCTACGCACCGTCCCCGAGCGGCGATCTGCATCTCGGGAATCTGCGCACGGCCCTGCTCGCCTGGGTGCTCGCCCGTGGCACCGGCCGCGCCTTCCACCTGCGCATCGAGGACCTGGACCGGGTGCAGGAAGGCGCCGCCGCACGGCAGCTCGAGGATCTCGCCGCCCTCGGCATCGACTGGAACGGAGAAGTCGTCCACCAGTCCGCCCGCCATGCCGCGCACGAGGCGGCGATCGCGTCCCTCCAGGAGCGCGACCTCGTCTTCGAGTGCTACTGCACGCGCCGCGAGATCCTCGAGGCGCCGTCGGCTCCGCACGCCCCACCCGGCGCCTACCCCGGCACCTGCCGCGACCTCTCCCCCGCAGAGCGCGAGGCCGGGCGCGCACGGATGACGGCGCTTGACCGCGAGCCCGCTCTGCGCCTGCGCGCCGAGGTGAGCTCCTGGCGGGTGCACGACCGCTGGGCCGGGGAGGTCACCGGGACGGTGGACGATCTCGTGCTGCGCCGCGGCGACGGGGTCGTCGCCTACAACCTCGCGGTCGTCGTGGACGACGCGTACGCCGGCGTGGACCAGGTGGTCCGGGCCGACGACCTGCTCAGCTCCGCCCCACGCCAGGCGCACCTCGCTCACCTCCTCGGTCTGCCCGAGCCCGGTTATGCGCACGTCCCGCTCGCCGTGAACACGGCCGGGGTGCGCCTGGCGAAGCGCGACGGCGCCGTCACCCTGCGGGACCGGCTCGCGGCCGGGGAGGACGCCGGGGACGTGGTCGAGCGGATCGGGGACTCGCTCGGGGTGCCGGGCTGCCGCACGGCCGCCGACCTGCTCGCGCGCTGGGATCCGGAGACCCTGTCGCGAGAGCCCTGGGTGGTGGACCTCCCCCGCTGA
- a CDS encoding GNAT family N-acetyltransferase — MTHVPDGAAIPSPDEERRAVGASGGGGADGVAAADGGVLPCALLTSRLRLTPVAAADEAELFALHADPRAFAEDSTTPLTDPAQMRWVLAQWRESWARHGIGYVCVRAREGAQSTGARPTGARDELPPGLLGVVGLAPLTTGAGEELLSAYWRLSPAVTGRGVATEAMSALLADPHLGPGNREVVAITAAGNGPSRALAARLRFRSAPSDGPVPGGRPDDVLLVRPGGAPPGRTPAP; from the coding sequence GTGACGCACGTGCCCGACGGCGCGGCGATCCCGTCCCCGGACGAGGAGCGCCGCGCCGTCGGCGCGTCCGGGGGCGGGGGCGCAGATGGGGTCGCGGCGGCCGACGGGGGCGTCCTGCCCTGCGCGCTGCTCACCTCCCGCCTGCGGCTCACTCCGGTCGCGGCGGCCGACGAGGCCGAGCTCTTCGCCCTCCATGCCGATCCCCGCGCCTTCGCGGAGGACTCCACCACCCCGCTCACCGACCCCGCGCAGATGCGCTGGGTGCTCGCGCAGTGGCGCGAGAGCTGGGCGCGGCACGGGATCGGATACGTCTGCGTGCGGGCGCGGGAGGGGGCGCAGTCGACGGGGGCGCGGCCTACGGGGGCGCGCGACGAGCTCCCGCCTGGGCTGCTCGGCGTCGTCGGCCTCGCCCCGCTCACCACGGGCGCGGGCGAGGAGCTCCTCAGCGCCTACTGGCGCCTCTCCCCCGCCGTGACCGGCCGCGGCGTCGCGACCGAGGCGATGTCCGCCTTGCTCGCGGACCCGCATCTCGGTCCGGGGAACCGCGAGGTCGTCGCGATCACGGCTGCAGGCAACGGGCCCTCCCGCGCCCTCGCCGCCCGGCTCCGCTTCCGTTCTGCTCCGTCGGACGGCCCCGTGCCCGGCGGCCGCCCGGACGACGTACTGCTGGTCCGCCCGGGCGGCGCCCCGCCGGGCCGCACGCCCGCTCCTTAG
- a CDS encoding YhgE/Pip domain-containing protein, translating into MQRLLRALLTALSSALRTVLTALGSAGTAIGRGLSAAGRGAAALLPREWKKPIAALFVTGLAMVPMIYSGNMTWSFHDPSNNLDQITAAVVNEDVGADSTAPDGTVSHLDVGAEFTDTLLSKDQPNLYRFVEVPAAEARQGLEDGTYGATVEIPADFSANIASLGGDAEQAAPAMLTVTTNDSVNYVGGNFTKSVGTALTEALRGSVLEQYLDQIYVGFTSIHDGLVDAADGASDLADGAATLHDGTGQLVDGSTQLADGTAQVADGAHSAADGAATLHDGTVDLVVGLDQLAAGAVTLQDGSATLATGAGDLSSGLATLDANSPTLRSGADALATGTSQLAGGASDLATGAGQVADGTQLLEDTVTDAQQRAAELGITEQSVQTTSDDLVDAIDALDRAASGMPGRLDTPISDASTLSTSASTLDQAVSDVDDAAQDLADSTADRATDARTVRDGAATIGEDVSGLDTAVQDAAGAAATAADSTGTAADTARTYTETVDDLATRCADSGADPAFCQELTDLSAASPQVRDETSTAATDATGANDLATTAADTSTDVAGTAESMTGAADSLVDYLDGLDTATSTLAEGTSALSDTTTTIADGASTLHGDLTTVQQDAEAAVPAPASGRSASELAGDLTSQARTAAQELPEAYRLLGQGAEDVRTLNSGAQQVSTGAQQLADASGTARDGASQLSSGIGTYTDGVAAADSGARQVASGADQLADGAGTLADGAASADDGARRLEAGADTLADGTAELATGADQAADGAGELEDGAVSVDEGAGQLADGAGTLADGLADSEDQVPSYTDSESQHLAETAADPVQMSFVRDHELTRFGEGLAPLFLAISLWVGGMAIFLMMPPFSAEAMARGVGPVRLLAGGLVPALLLGLVQTAVAVAALRFGVGIGIEHMGAFLAMAGLTSLVFVALNHGFGALFGPVGKFVALVLVALQISGAGGTYPTGTLPAFFQVIHPFLPMTHAVDAFRGAIGGGWIDPVGDISWLSAWLVLGLVLGLLGSAVQRRRLGAGARAEEDDADDPAAAAQPVTA; encoded by the coding sequence GTGCAACGACTCCTGCGTGCTCTCCTCACCGCCCTCTCCTCAGCGCTGCGCACCGTCCTGACCGCTCTCGGGAGCGCGGGGACCGCCATCGGCCGCGGCCTCTCCGCCGCCGGTCGGGGCGCGGCCGCCCTCCTCCCCCGCGAGTGGAAGAAGCCGATCGCTGCCCTGTTCGTGACGGGTCTGGCCATGGTTCCGATGATCTACTCGGGGAACATGACCTGGTCCTTCCACGACCCCTCGAACAATCTCGACCAGATCACCGCGGCGGTGGTCAACGAGGACGTCGGCGCGGACTCGACCGCCCCGGACGGCACGGTCTCCCACCTGGACGTCGGGGCCGAGTTCACGGACACGCTGCTGAGCAAGGACCAGCCCAACCTCTACCGCTTCGTGGAGGTTCCCGCCGCCGAGGCGCGGCAGGGCCTCGAGGACGGCACCTACGGGGCGACCGTCGAGATCCCCGCTGACTTCTCGGCGAACATCGCCTCTCTCGGGGGCGACGCCGAACAGGCCGCACCCGCGATGCTCACGGTCACCACGAACGACTCGGTGAACTACGTGGGCGGCAACTTCACCAAGTCCGTGGGGACGGCGCTCACCGAGGCGCTGCGCGGCAGCGTGCTCGAGCAGTACCTGGACCAGATCTACGTGGGCTTCACGAGCATCCACGACGGGCTCGTCGACGCCGCCGACGGCGCGAGCGACCTCGCCGACGGTGCCGCGACGCTGCACGACGGCACCGGGCAGCTCGTGGACGGCAGCACCCAGCTCGCCGACGGCACCGCCCAGGTCGCCGACGGCGCGCACTCTGCGGCCGACGGCGCCGCAACGCTGCACGACGGCACCGTCGACCTGGTGGTGGGACTGGACCAGCTCGCCGCCGGTGCGGTGACCCTGCAGGACGGCAGCGCCACCCTCGCCACCGGCGCCGGCGACCTCAGCAGCGGGCTCGCGACCCTGGACGCGAACAGCCCGACGCTGCGCAGCGGGGCCGACGCCCTCGCCACCGGCACCTCCCAGCTCGCCGGCGGCGCCTCCGACCTCGCCACCGGTGCGGGACAGGTCGCGGACGGCACCCAGCTGCTGGAGGACACGGTCACCGATGCCCAGCAGCGCGCCGCGGAGCTGGGGATCACGGAGCAGTCGGTGCAGACCACGAGCGACGACCTGGTCGACGCCATCGACGCCCTGGACCGCGCGGCGAGCGGCATGCCGGGACGTCTCGACACCCCGATCAGCGATGCGAGCACGCTCTCCACCTCCGCCTCGACCCTGGACCAGGCCGTCTCGGACGTGGACGACGCTGCCCAGGACCTCGCCGACTCCACCGCCGACCGCGCCACGGACGCACGCACCGTGCGCGACGGCGCCGCGACGATCGGCGAGGACGTCTCCGGCCTCGACACCGCCGTGCAGGACGCCGCGGGCGCCGCCGCGACCGCCGCGGACAGCACCGGCACCGCCGCGGACACAGCCCGCACCTACACCGAGACCGTCGACGACCTCGCCACCCGCTGTGCGGACTCCGGCGCCGACCCCGCCTTCTGCCAGGAGCTCACCGACCTGTCGGCCGCCTCCCCGCAGGTGCGGGACGAGACCTCGACCGCCGCGACGGACGCGACCGGCGCGAACGACCTCGCGACCACCGCCGCCGACACCTCCACCGACGTCGCCGGCACCGCCGAGTCCATGACCGGCGCCGCCGATTCCCTCGTCGACTACCTCGACGGGCTCGACACCGCGACGTCCACCCTCGCCGAGGGCACCTCGGCGCTCTCCGACACCACCACGACGATCGCCGACGGCGCCTCCACGCTGCACGGCGACCTCACGACCGTGCAGCAGGACGCCGAGGCGGCCGTGCCCGCGCCCGCCTCGGGCCGCAGCGCGAGCGAGCTGGCCGGGGACCTGACCAGCCAGGCGCGCACCGCCGCGCAGGAGCTGCCCGAGGCGTACCGCCTGCTGGGCCAGGGGGCCGAGGACGTGCGCACCCTGAACTCCGGCGCCCAGCAGGTCTCCACCGGCGCCCAGCAGCTCGCCGACGCGAGCGGGACCGCCCGCGACGGCGCCTCGCAGCTGTCCTCGGGCATCGGCACGTACACCGACGGGGTCGCCGCTGCGGACTCCGGCGCCCGCCAGGTCGCCTCCGGCGCGGACCAGCTCGCCGACGGGGCGGGGACCCTCGCCGACGGCGCGGCCTCCGCGGACGACGGCGCTCGCCGCCTGGAGGCCGGCGCGGACACCCTCGCGGACGGCACCGCCGAGCTGGCCACGGGCGCCGACCAGGCGGCCGACGGGGCCGGGGAGCTCGAGGACGGCGCGGTCTCGGTCGACGAGGGCGCCGGGCAGCTCGCCGACGGGGCGGGCACGCTCGCCGACGGACTCGCGGACTCCGAGGACCAGGTCCCCTCCTACACCGACTCCGAGAGCCAGCACCTCGCCGAGACGGCCGCGGACCCGGTGCAGATGAGCTTCGTGCGCGACCACGAGCTGACCCGCTTCGGCGAGGGCCTGGCCCCGCTCTTCCTGGCGATCAGCCTGTGGGTCGGCGGGATGGCGATCTTCCTGATGATGCCGCCGTTCTCCGCCGAGGCGATGGCCCGCGGCGTCGGCCCCGTGCGGCTCCTGGCCGGCGGGCTCGTCCCGGCGCTCCTGCTGGGCCTGGTCCAGACCGCGGTCGCGGTCGCCGCGCTGCGGTTCGGGGTGGGCATCGGGATCGAGCACATGGGCGCGTTCCTCGCCATGGCAGGACTGACGTCGCTCGTGTTCGTGGCGCTGAACCACGGCTTCGGTGCGCTGTTCGGCCCGGTCGGGAAGTTCGTGGCGCTGGTGCTGGTCGCCCTGCAGATCTCCGGGGCGGGCGGCACCTACCCGACCGGCACGCTGCCTGCCTT